The DNA segment CGGGTCATGCCATGGGACGAGAGTTATTGAGCGCAGTTCGGGGTATTCACGAGAGGATTGGAGCGCGCTGATCGGTACAATGATTGATCTTTCAGCCAGTCAATCGGTTGAAGCAGAGATCCTCGATTATCTCGAAACAACATTCCCCCCCAGCGGAAATCGCGCTGCCAAAGCGGTTGATGGCCCTATCGCGATCCAAATTGAGCAATGGCTGGTACCAACCTTGGGACAGCGTTCACGTGACCCGGTTGAGGATGCCGATGGCAATATATGGTGGGTCGGCCAATGGCGCGATATTTTGGGTCGGCTTGACCCGGCAACAGGCGAAATGGAAGAATTCCGATTGCCTGCTGGGGCAAAGCCGCACTCTGTCAACATCGGTCCGAATGGCATGGCTTGGTACACTGGCAATCGCAACGCGACGATTGGTCGGTTTGACCCTGCGACCGAAACAATAACCGAATTTGCGATGCCTGATCCGGAGGCACGCGATCCGCACACCGCCGAATTCGACGAAAGCGGCACCCTGTGGTTCACCCTCCAACGCAGCAATATGATCGGCAGATTGAACCCGCAAACGGGTGACGTACAGCTTGTTGAAAGCCCACGCGCCAATTCTCGCCCATACGGCATAAAGATCGCCCAAGATGGAACGATCTGGGTCGCCTGCAATGGGGCGAATTGCCTCTTAAAAGTTCATCCAGAAACAATGGAAGTCACCGAAATTTCATTGCCCGATGAAGGCACGAAAGTTCGCAGGTTGGATATCGATCCAGACGGCAACATCTGGTGGGTAAACTCTGGGCTCGGAAGACTTGGGCGGTTTGAGCCGCAAACTGGCGAGATCACCGAATGGCCCTCCCCCAGCGGACCTGGTTCCCACCCATATGCAATCGCGGTGTTTGATGGGGCAATCTGGTACAATGAGAGCGGTGTGCGCCCTGACATGCTCGTGCGCTTTGCCCCTGGCGCAGAGAGCTTTCAGAGCTGGCCCATTCCATCCGGCAATTTCTATGGTGGCATCTTGCGCCATATGCGCACAAGTTTGGATGGGACCGCGCTGTTGGTCCACCAAAGCGGCACAAACCAGATCGCTCGCATTACCGT comes from the Erythrobacter sp. Alg231-14 genome and includes:
- a CDS encoding virginiamycin B lyase family protein, encoding MPATAFALPDGDGKEMAQSVCGSCHGTRVIERSSGYSREDWSALIGTMIDLSASQSVEAEILDYLETTFPPSGNRAAKAVDGPIAIQIEQWLVPTLGQRSRDPVEDADGNIWWVGQWRDILGRLDPATGEMEEFRLPAGAKPHSVNIGPNGMAWYTGNRNATIGRFDPATETITEFAMPDPEARDPHTAEFDESGTLWFTLQRSNMIGRLNPQTGDVQLVESPRANSRPYGIKIAQDGTIWVACNGANCLLKVHPETMEVTEISLPDEGTKVRRLDIDPDGNIWWVNSGLGRLGRFEPQTGEITEWPSPSGPGSHPYAIAVFDGAIWYNESGVRPDMLVRFAPGAESFQSWPIPSGNFYGGILRHMRTSLDGTALLVHQSGTNQIARITVTEDGIAP